In a genomic window of [Empedobacter] haloabium:
- a CDS encoding alkaline phosphatase D family protein, whose product MDRRQFLRLGGFLTVSVATGGLAGCGSNDYDDPDSGGLPPASGAAWSFPQSVASGDPRPDSIVLWTRAVPPAADPAAPAPNGSDVTLRLLVTSGDNARLLGSNAALAGTPVADQRLPLRAQYDNTVRHKLTGLQPGQTYYYQFVAGDVRSNVGRFRTAPASGASVDQLRFATLTCQDWSVNHWGALEHVATEDNLDFILHLGDYVYETVGEDFQQGQAETRHDALRLPDGTPTGAGGTARYATTLADYRYLYKKYRSDRRLQAVHERYAFVAIWDDHEFSDDCWQDAQTYDASLAGGSGLRQTQRRRDASQAWFEFMPADVTFDAAQAGFDNIRIYRQFDFGTLARLVMTDQRLYRADHVIPESAQVGRIGSRYLVPQDLYERAEAQKLAAGGNDPLAPVSMLGATQRGWWQQAMTEARTTWKLWGNEVSLLRMGLSGTDAIATLLALQAVPVLAASIGSTAQATAGNVPLAAAIVAASTAGASAIVAQAGAQAIAAVVAADGGSAQQVAAGVAAGLTTPQATLAATAYMGALSASGGPTASAAVAAHAIAFGYVKPDVQAKKVESPFVTASGKAAALAPYFRRFLLNCDQWDGYNAERKALMRHLKDNRIGNVVALTGDIHAFFAGTVSDDFDAAGGGTPVMVDLVTAGASSESFFSYLRDAAAGLGDLATIVSYPVTIPVPDVGSVSVSVNLLDYTLGKAAPTTAALLEQIRVRLRGALAAKGVPEARLDATTQAVLDSLAGSTDFGVTLLNLAGQLSALNSNPWLRHVNTDAQGYTLVTVTPASLTARFRQVNRLAGSVAPAGTIARETVVTVTSGSVAVTVG is encoded by the coding sequence ATGGACAGGCGGCAATTTTTAAGGCTGGGTGGTTTCCTTACGGTATCGGTGGCCACGGGTGGTCTGGCCGGCTGCGGGAGCAACGATTACGACGATCCGGACAGCGGCGGCCTGCCGCCGGCCAGCGGCGCCGCCTGGAGCTTCCCGCAAAGCGTGGCCTCGGGCGATCCTCGTCCGGACAGCATCGTGCTGTGGACACGTGCGGTACCGCCCGCCGCCGACCCGGCGGCGCCTGCGCCGAACGGCAGCGACGTCACGCTGCGCTTGCTCGTGACCAGCGGCGACAATGCGCGCCTGCTGGGCAGCAACGCGGCGCTGGCGGGCACGCCGGTGGCGGACCAGCGCCTGCCGCTGCGGGCCCAGTACGACAACACGGTGCGACACAAGCTGACCGGCCTGCAGCCGGGGCAGACCTACTACTACCAGTTCGTGGCCGGCGACGTACGCTCGAACGTGGGCCGCTTCCGCACGGCGCCGGCCAGCGGTGCCAGCGTGGACCAGCTGCGTTTCGCCACCCTGACGTGCCAGGACTGGAGCGTCAACCACTGGGGCGCGCTGGAGCACGTGGCGACCGAGGACAACCTCGATTTCATCCTGCATCTGGGCGACTACGTGTACGAGACGGTGGGCGAGGATTTCCAGCAAGGCCAGGCCGAGACGCGCCACGATGCGCTGCGCCTGCCGGACGGCACGCCGACCGGCGCTGGCGGCACGGCGCGCTACGCCACCACGCTGGCCGACTACCGCTACCTGTACAAGAAATATCGCAGCGACCGCCGCCTGCAGGCCGTGCACGAGCGCTACGCCTTCGTCGCGATCTGGGACGACCATGAGTTCTCGGACGACTGCTGGCAGGATGCCCAGACCTACGACGCCAGCCTGGCCGGCGGCAGCGGACTGCGCCAGACCCAGCGCCGGCGCGACGCCAGCCAGGCCTGGTTCGAGTTCATGCCGGCCGACGTCACGTTCGACGCGGCGCAGGCGGGCTTCGACAATATCCGCATCTACCGCCAGTTCGATTTCGGCACGCTGGCGCGCCTGGTGATGACGGACCAGCGCCTGTATCGCGCCGACCACGTGATTCCCGAGTCGGCGCAGGTGGGCCGTATCGGCAGCCGTTACCTGGTGCCGCAGGACCTGTACGAGCGCGCCGAGGCGCAGAAGCTGGCCGCCGGCGGCAACGATCCGCTGGCGCCCGTCAGCATGCTCGGCGCGACCCAGCGCGGCTGGTGGCAGCAGGCGATGACGGAAGCGCGCACGACCTGGAAGCTGTGGGGCAACGAGGTATCGCTGCTGCGCATGGGCCTGTCCGGCACCGACGCCATCGCCACGTTGCTGGCGCTGCAGGCCGTGCCGGTACTGGCGGCGTCGATCGGCAGCACCGCGCAGGCCACCGCCGGCAACGTGCCTCTGGCCGCCGCCATCGTGGCCGCCAGCACGGCCGGCGCCAGTGCCATTGTCGCGCAGGCCGGCGCGCAGGCCATCGCCGCCGTCGTGGCGGCCGATGGCGGCAGCGCGCAGCAGGTCGCTGCCGGTGTCGCGGCCGGACTGACGACGCCACAGGCGACGCTGGCCGCGACGGCCTACATGGGCGCGCTGTCGGCCAGCGGCGGTCCCACCGCTTCGGCCGCGGTGGCCGCGCATGCCATCGCGTTCGGCTACGTCAAGCCGGACGTGCAGGCGAAAAAAGTCGAGTCGCCCTTCGTCACGGCCAGCGGCAAGGCCGCCGCGCTGGCGCCGTACTTCCGCCGCTTCCTGCTCAACTGCGACCAGTGGGACGGCTACAACGCCGAGCGCAAGGCCCTGATGCGCCACCTGAAGGATAACCGCATCGGCAACGTGGTCGCGCTGACGGGCGACATCCACGCCTTCTTCGCCGGCACCGTCAGCGACGATTTCGACGCGGCCGGCGGTGGCACGCCCGTGATGGTGGACCTGGTGACGGCTGGCGCCAGCTCGGAGTCGTTCTTCTCCTACCTGCGTGACGCCGCGGCGGGCCTGGGCGACCTGGCCACCATCGTCTCGTATCCGGTCACGATTCCCGTGCCGGACGTGGGCAGCGTGAGCGTCAGCGTCAACCTGCTGGACTACACGCTGGGCAAGGCGGCGCCCACCACAGCCGCGCTGCTGGAGCAGATCCGCGTGCGATTGCGCGGCGCGCTCGCGGCGAAGGGCGTGCCGGAGGCGCGGCTGGACGCGACCACGCAGGCGGTGCTGGACAGCCTGGCCGGCAGCACCGATTTCGGCGTCACCCTGCTGAACCTGGCGGGCCAGTTGTCGGCGCTGAACAGCAACCCGTGGCTGCGCCATGTGAACACGGACGCGCAGGGCTACACGCTCGTCACCGTGACGCCAGCCAGCCTGACCGCGCGCTTCCGCCAGGTCAACCGCCTGGCCGGCAGCGTGGCGCCAGCGGGCACGATCGCGCGCGAGACCGTGGTGACGGTGACGTCGGGCAGCGTGGCCGTGACGGTCGGATAA
- the nadD gene encoding nicotinate (nicotinamide) nucleotide adenylyltransferase — translation MSGCIALLGGSFDPVHNGHVALGRRFVELLGASELRVIPTVPWQKAALVASPQQRADMAQLAFTGLPCRVVIDRQEIERGKATYTVETLRALRAALGPEVSLCFLMGADQLQRLDTWHAWRDLFSLAHLCVAARPGFALDGPDIPPEVANEFTARLCAPQQLCSHPAGRTCVAPDLAVDISSTRIRAALQGGPEANSLIPRVVLDYIEQHHLYKK, via the coding sequence GTGAGCGGCTGCATCGCGCTGCTGGGCGGCAGCTTCGATCCCGTCCATAATGGCCACGTGGCCCTGGGCCGCCGTTTCGTCGAGCTGCTGGGCGCCAGCGAGCTGCGCGTGATCCCGACCGTGCCGTGGCAGAAGGCGGCGCTGGTGGCGTCGCCCCAGCAGCGTGCGGACATGGCGCAGCTGGCCTTCACGGGCCTGCCCTGCCGCGTCGTGATCGACCGCCAGGAGATCGAACGGGGCAAGGCGACGTATACGGTCGAGACGCTGCGCGCGCTGCGCGCGGCGCTGGGACCGGAGGTGTCGCTGTGCTTCCTGATGGGCGCCGACCAGCTGCAGCGGCTGGACACGTGGCATGCCTGGCGTGACCTGTTTTCCCTGGCTCATCTGTGTGTGGCGGCCCGCCCCGGCTTCGCACTGGACGGGCCGGATATTCCACCCGAGGTGGCCAACGAATTCACGGCGCGCCTGTGCGCGCCGCAACAACTGTGCTCGCACCCGGCCGGACGCACCTGCGTGGCGCCCGACCTGGCCGTGGACATCTCGTCCACCCGCATCCGCGCTGCGCTGCAGGGCGGACCTGAGGCAAACTCGCTGATTCCGCGGGTAGTGCTAGACTATATCGAACAACATCATCTCTATAAGAAGTAA
- the purD gene encoding phosphoribosylamine--glycine ligase codes for MKILVVGSGGREHALAWKLAQSERVQMVFVAPGNGGTARDQRLQNVAISDLHELADFVVREHVAFTVVGPEVPLAAGIVNLFRARGLKIFGPTREAAQLESSKDFAKAFMKRHGIPTAEYETFGDAAQAHAYVDAKGAPIVIKADGLAAGKGVVVATTLEEAHAAVDHMLSDNAFGDAGARIVIEEFLAGEEASFIVMCDGKNVLPLATSQDHKRLLDQDQGPNTGGMGAYSPAAIVTPAMHARVMREIINPTIQGMARDGIPFSGFLYAGLMIDAAGNPKTLEFNCRMGDPETQPIMARLKTDLVHVMEHAVNGTLDTVGLEWDRRTAVGVVLAAAGYPDNPAKGAVIDGIPAETPEAVTFHAGTTEAGGQLVTNGGRVLCVVGLGDSVKMAQKQAYETVEKIHFDGMQYRRDIGWRGLKH; via the coding sequence ATGAAAATCCTGGTAGTCGGCTCCGGCGGCCGCGAGCACGCGCTGGCTTGGAAATTGGCGCAATCGGAACGAGTGCAGATGGTCTTCGTCGCCCCCGGCAACGGCGGCACGGCGCGCGACCAGCGCTTGCAGAACGTGGCGATCAGCGACCTGCACGAGCTGGCCGACTTCGTCGTGCGCGAGCACGTCGCGTTCACGGTGGTGGGACCGGAAGTGCCGCTGGCGGCCGGTATCGTCAACCTGTTCCGCGCGCGTGGCCTGAAGATCTTCGGCCCGACCAGGGAAGCGGCCCAGCTGGAGTCCTCCAAGGACTTCGCCAAGGCGTTCATGAAGCGTCACGGCATCCCCACGGCCGAGTACGAGACGTTCGGCGACGCGGCCCAGGCCCACGCCTACGTGGACGCGAAGGGCGCGCCGATCGTCATCAAGGCCGACGGCCTGGCCGCCGGCAAGGGCGTGGTCGTGGCGACGACCCTGGAGGAGGCGCATGCGGCGGTCGACCACATGCTGTCCGATAACGCCTTCGGCGACGCCGGCGCGCGCATCGTCATCGAGGAATTCCTGGCCGGCGAGGAAGCGTCGTTCATCGTCATGTGCGACGGCAAGAACGTCTTGCCACTGGCGACGAGCCAGGACCACAAGCGCCTGCTGGACCAGGACCAGGGCCCGAACACGGGCGGCATGGGCGCCTACTCCCCGGCCGCCATCGTGACGCCGGCGATGCACGCGCGCGTGATGCGCGAGATTATCAACCCGACGATCCAGGGCATGGCGCGGGACGGCATTCCCTTCTCCGGCTTCCTGTACGCCGGCCTGATGATCGACGCGGCCGGCAATCCGAAGACCCTGGAATTCAACTGCCGCATGGGCGACCCGGAAACGCAGCCGATCATGGCGCGCCTGAAGACCGATCTGGTGCACGTGATGGAGCACGCGGTCAACGGCACGCTCGACACCGTGGGCCTGGAGTGGGACCGCCGCACCGCCGTGGGCGTGGTGCTGGCCGCCGCCGGCTATCCGGACAACCCGGCCAAGGGCGCCGTGATCGACGGCATCCCGGCCGAGACGCCGGAAGCGGTGACGTTCCACGCCGGCACCACCGAGGCAGGCGGCCAGCTGGTCACCAATGGCGGCCGTGTATTGTGCGTCGTCGGCCTGGGCGATTCGGTCAAGATGGCGCAGAAGCAGGCCTACGAGACGGTCGAGAAGATCCACTTCGACGGCATGCAGTACCGCCGCGATATCGGCTGGCGCGGCCTGAAGCACTAG
- a CDS encoding quinone oxidoreductase, translating to MSKAIRMARTGGPEVLEYVDVAVGPPGPGEVTVRHEAIGINFIDIYFRTGLYPQPLPNGLGQEGAGTVEAVGEGVTHVKVGDRVAYAARPNGAYAQVRNMPATHLVVLPEQIGFETAAAAMLQGMTVQYLLHRTAHLKPGDTVLWHAAAGGVGLIACQWAKVLGVNLIGTVSSAEKAALAIEHGATHVIDYTKENFTERVRELTDGEGVAVVYDSIGKDTFAGSLDCLKPLGLMVSFGNASGPVPAFAPAELQSRGSLFFTRPTLVHYTATREDLEATARSLFGVLSSGEVKVAINQRYHLQDAAKAHVDLEARRTTGSSILLPH from the coding sequence ATGAGCAAGGCGATCCGCATGGCCCGCACGGGCGGCCCGGAAGTGCTGGAGTACGTGGACGTCGCCGTCGGTCCGCCCGGTCCCGGCGAAGTCACCGTGCGCCACGAGGCCATCGGCATCAACTTCATCGACATCTACTTCCGCACCGGCCTGTACCCGCAGCCGCTGCCGAACGGCCTGGGCCAGGAAGGCGCCGGCACCGTGGAGGCGGTGGGCGAGGGCGTCACGCACGTCAAGGTGGGCGATCGCGTGGCCTACGCGGCGCGGCCGAACGGCGCCTACGCGCAGGTGCGCAACATGCCGGCCACGCACCTGGTCGTGCTGCCCGAGCAGATCGGCTTCGAGACGGCCGCCGCCGCGATGCTGCAGGGGATGACGGTGCAGTACCTGCTGCATCGCACCGCGCACCTGAAGCCGGGCGACACGGTGCTGTGGCATGCGGCGGCCGGCGGCGTCGGCCTGATCGCCTGCCAGTGGGCCAAGGTGCTGGGCGTGAACCTGATCGGCACCGTCAGCTCGGCGGAAAAGGCGGCGCTGGCGATCGAGCACGGCGCCACCCACGTCATCGACTACACCAAGGAGAACTTCACCGAGCGCGTGCGCGAGCTGACCGACGGCGAAGGGGTCGCGGTGGTGTACGACTCGATCGGCAAGGACACGTTTGCCGGCTCGCTCGACTGCCTCAAGCCCCTCGGCCTGATGGTCAGCTTCGGCAACGCCTCCGGCCCGGTGCCGGCGTTCGCGCCGGCCGAGCTGCAGTCGCGCGGCTCGCTGTTCTTCACCCGGCCCACCTTGGTGCACTACACCGCCACGCGCGAGGACCTGGAGGCGACGGCGCGTTCGCTGTTCGGCGTGCTCTCCAGCGGCGAGGTGAAGGTCGCCATCAACCAGCGCTACCACCTGCAGGATGCGGCCAAGGCGCATGTCGATCTCGAAGCGCGCCGCACCACCGGCTCCTCGATCCTGTTGCCCCACTGA
- a CDS encoding PEP-CTERM sorting domain-containing protein, whose amino-acid sequence MLIATMLHFLKDSVFLPVTFLDNDHGEIMKMQRKLLLLAALALSSPAAMAELMASLDITTRHVSAVPEPAAGALLIAGLGVLGMAARRRRART is encoded by the coding sequence TTGCTGATTGCAACCATGTTGCATTTTTTAAAAGATTCTGTATTTCTCCCAGTTACTTTCTTGGACAATGACCATGGAGAAATTATGAAGATGCAACGGAAGCTGCTCTTGCTCGCTGCGCTGGCGTTATCCTCGCCAGCCGCCATGGCGGAACTGATGGCTTCGCTGGACATCACGACCCGCCATGTCAGTGCGGTACCTGAGCCGGCAGCTGGCGCATTGTTGATTGCTGGACTGGGTGTGCTGGGAATGGCGGCGCGACGTCGTCGTGCACGAACCTGA
- a CDS encoding YebC/PmpR family DNA-binding transcriptional regulator: protein MAGHSKWANIKHKKAATDAKRGKIWTRLIKEITVAARMGGGDINTNPRLRLAVDKAADANMPKDNVQRAITRGTGGDEGTNYEEVRYEGYGIGGAAIIVDCMTDNRVRTVAEVRHAFNKYGGNMGTENSVSFMFKHCGQFLFAPGTDEAKLMDAALEAGAEDVVADEEGGFEVLCAPNDFAAVKDALEKAGFKAEVAEIIMKPATETVFTGEDALKMQKLLDALENLDDTQEVYTNAVIEE from the coding sequence ATGGCTGGACACAGCAAATGGGCCAACATCAAGCATAAAAAGGCTGCAACGGACGCGAAACGCGGCAAGATCTGGACGCGCCTGATCAAGGAAATCACGGTTGCCGCGCGCATGGGCGGCGGCGACATCAACACCAATCCGCGCCTGCGCCTGGCGGTCGACAAGGCGGCGGATGCCAACATGCCCAAGGATAACGTCCAGCGCGCGATCACGCGCGGCACGGGCGGCGACGAGGGCACCAACTACGAGGAAGTGCGTTACGAAGGCTACGGCATCGGCGGTGCGGCGATCATCGTCGACTGCATGACCGACAACCGCGTGCGCACGGTCGCCGAGGTGCGTCACGCCTTCAACAAATACGGTGGCAATATGGGCACGGAGAACTCCGTGTCGTTCATGTTCAAGCACTGCGGCCAGTTCCTGTTCGCTCCCGGCACGGACGAAGCGAAGCTGATGGATGCCGCGCTGGAAGCGGGCGCCGAGGACGTGGTGGCCGACGAGGAAGGCGGCTTCGAGGTGCTGTGCGCGCCGAACGACTTCGCCGCCGTCAAGGACGCGCTGGAGAAGGCGGGCTTCAAGGCCGAGGTGGCCGAGATCATCATGAAGCCGGCCACCGAGACGGTCTTCACGGGCGAGGACGCGCTGAAGATGCAGAAGCTGCTGGACGCGCTGGAAAACCTGGACGATACGCAGGAGGTCTACACCAACGCCGTGATCGAAGAGTAA
- a CDS encoding DUF4214 domain-containing protein yields the protein MAAIPNQIGGTQNNDILPGTDGMDYIYGQGGADTLLGNGGDDQLFSGVIYNPNGNLPDTVGDRLEGGSGNDTLTGADGIDTLLGGEGNDSLLGGIGNDELAGGVGSNTVDGGAGVDLAVLSGKWSDYTFARTATNIGFKNTTTGSTETLSNVERVHFDDMYRAYDIDGTAGQVFRLYQATFKRPADIAGQGFWMGLIENGRFDIYEVAQRFIESEEFQRTYGSAPSDTDFLTNLYRNALHREPDQPGLDSWLHSISLGVSRAEILYGFAESAENQAQVIGSIQSGIEYVPLA from the coding sequence ATGGCAGCGATTCCAAACCAGATCGGCGGAACCCAGAACAACGATATCCTGCCGGGCACTGACGGCATGGACTACATTTACGGCCAGGGCGGCGCCGACACCCTGCTCGGCAACGGCGGTGACGATCAGCTGTTCAGCGGCGTCATCTACAACCCCAACGGCAACCTGCCGGACACGGTCGGCGACCGCCTGGAAGGCGGCAGCGGCAACGATACGCTGACGGGTGCCGACGGTATCGACACGCTGCTGGGCGGTGAAGGCAACGACAGCCTGCTGGGCGGCATCGGCAACGACGAGTTGGCAGGCGGAGTCGGCAGCAATACCGTGGATGGCGGCGCTGGCGTCGATCTGGCCGTTTTGTCTGGCAAGTGGAGCGACTACACATTCGCCCGTACCGCGACCAATATCGGCTTCAAGAACACGACGACGGGCTCGACGGAAACGCTGAGCAATGTCGAGCGCGTCCACTTCGACGACATGTACCGCGCTTATGACATCGACGGCACGGCCGGCCAGGTCTTCCGCCTATATCAGGCGACCTTCAAGCGCCCGGCCGATATCGCGGGCCAGGGATTCTGGATGGGGCTGATCGAAAACGGTCGCTTCGATATCTACGAAGTGGCGCAGCGTTTCATCGAAAGCGAGGAATTCCAGCGCACGTATGGCAGCGCGCCCAGCGATACGGATTTCCTGACCAATCTGTACCGCAATGCGTTGCACCGCGAACCCGACCAGCCTGGTCTCGACTCCTGGTTGCACTCCATCAGCCTGGGCGTTTCGCGCGCCGAGATCCTGTACGGTTTCGCCGAAAGCGCCGAGAACCAGGCCCAGGTCATCGGCAGCATCCAGTCCGGCATCGAGTACGTGCCGCTGGCCTGA
- a CDS encoding methylglyoxal synthase, which yields MIPRIALIAHDKKKDDMIALAGEYADFLRRCTLTATGTTGGRLVAELGLPVDRKHSGPFGGDLQIGALLVEGQIDAVIFLRDPMTPQPHEPDINALVRACDVHNVACATNVATAHLVLSQLEAAMAAA from the coding sequence ATGATTCCGCGCATTGCCCTGATCGCCCACGACAAGAAAAAAGACGACATGATCGCGCTGGCCGGCGAATACGCCGATTTCCTGCGCCGCTGCACGCTGACGGCCACCGGTACCACGGGCGGGCGGCTCGTCGCCGAACTGGGCCTGCCGGTCGATCGCAAGCACAGCGGCCCGTTCGGCGGCGACCTGCAGATCGGCGCGCTGCTGGTGGAGGGCCAGATCGATGCCGTCATCTTCCTGCGCGACCCGATGACGCCGCAGCCGCACGAACCGGACATCAACGCGCTGGTGCGCGCCTGCGACGTGCACAACGTGGCTTGCGCCACCAACGTGGCGACGGCGCACCTGGTGCTGTCGCAGCTGGAAGCGGCGATGGCGGCCGCGTGA
- a CDS encoding DMT family transporter produces the protein MTKSITDSPAAAASAGMAGGLTLAIVGAVLFSTKAVVAKLLYRYHIDAVTLIAFRMLFSLPVFAAVAIWQMRIGPPLSWADRWRLIGMGLIGYYLSSFLDFLGLQYITVGLERLILFLTPTFVLLISATVLKQHIGRLQWLALALAYAGIVLVFLHDLQGGGNVVLGSLLVLGSAAAYAIYLLASGEMVRRIGALRLVAYAMCVSSAACLLQFFLLRPASMLVQPAPVYWLSLVNGLLCTVAPVFMTMIAVQRVGAGIASQAGMVGPVSTLFLGAVILAEPVTAWQLGGTALVLAGIWLLSKVKKSA, from the coding sequence ATGACCAAAAGCATAACGGACTCTCCCGCGGCGGCCGCGTCAGCCGGCATGGCAGGCGGCCTGACGCTGGCCATCGTCGGCGCCGTGCTGTTTTCCACAAAGGCCGTCGTGGCCAAGCTGCTGTACCGCTATCACATCGACGCGGTCACCCTGATCGCGTTCCGCATGCTGTTTTCGCTGCCGGTGTTCGCGGCGGTCGCGATCTGGCAGATGCGCATCGGACCGCCGCTGTCCTGGGCCGACCGCTGGCGCCTGATCGGCATGGGCCTGATCGGCTACTACCTCTCCAGCTTCCTCGACTTCCTCGGCCTGCAATACATCACGGTCGGCCTGGAACGGCTGATCCTGTTCCTGACGCCCACCTTCGTGCTGCTGATCTCCGCCACGGTGCTGAAGCAGCACATCGGCCGGCTGCAATGGCTGGCGCTGGCGCTGGCCTATGCCGGCATCGTGCTGGTGTTCCTGCACGACCTGCAGGGCGGCGGCAACGTCGTCCTGGGTTCGCTGCTGGTGCTGGGCTCCGCCGCCGCGTACGCGATCTACCTGCTGGCCTCCGGCGAGATGGTGCGCCGCATCGGCGCGCTGCGCCTGGTGGCATACGCGATGTGCGTGTCGAGCGCCGCCTGCCTGCTGCAGTTCTTCCTGCTGCGGCCGGCGTCCATGCTGGTGCAGCCGGCGCCGGTGTACTGGCTGTCGCTGGTCAATGGCCTGCTGTGTACCGTGGCGCCCGTGTTCATGACGATGATCGCGGTGCAGCGCGTCGGCGCCGGCATCGCGTCGCAGGCCGGCATGGTCGGCCCCGTCTCCACCTTGTTCCTGGGCGCCGTGATCCTGGCCGAGCCGGTAACGGCCTGGCAGCTGGGCGGCACGGCGCTGGTACTGGCCGGGATCTGGCTGCTGTCGAAAGTAAAGAAGTCCGCCTGA
- the hemF gene encoding oxygen-dependent coproporphyrinogen oxidase: MSQPDPVQVKAYLLGLQERIVAALEQADGNAFLRDAWERPEGGGGISRLIEEGAVLERGGCNFSHVTGAQLPPSAAAHRPGIGGRAWEAMGVSLVLHPRNPYVPTVHMNVRFFSTSTADGTPVWWFGGGMDLTPYYGNADDARHFHRTCRDALAPFGADLHPRFKKWCDEYFYLKHRREARGVGGIFFDDFNELPFDDSFAMMKSVGDAFLAAYVPILRARKDMPYGERERDFQAYRRGRYVEFNLVFDRGTLFGLQSGGRTEAILMSMPPVVKWRYDWHPEDGTPEAALYSDFLPHRDWLAE; this comes from the coding sequence ATGTCCCAACCCGATCCAGTCCAAGTCAAAGCCTACCTGCTCGGTCTGCAGGAACGCATCGTCGCCGCCCTCGAACAGGCGGACGGCAACGCGTTCCTGCGCGACGCGTGGGAGCGGCCGGAAGGCGGTGGCGGCATCTCGCGGCTGATCGAGGAAGGCGCCGTGCTGGAACGGGGCGGCTGCAATTTCTCGCATGTCACGGGCGCGCAGCTGCCGCCATCCGCCGCCGCGCACCGGCCCGGCATCGGCGGGCGCGCCTGGGAGGCGATGGGCGTGTCGCTGGTGCTGCACCCGCGTAATCCTTACGTGCCGACGGTGCACATGAATGTGCGCTTCTTCTCCACCAGCACGGCCGACGGCACGCCGGTCTGGTGGTTCGGCGGCGGCATGGACCTGACGCCCTACTACGGCAACGCGGACGATGCGCGCCACTTCCACCGCACCTGCCGCGACGCGCTGGCGCCATTCGGCGCCGACCTGCACCCACGGTTCAAGAAGTGGTGCGACGAATACTTTTATCTGAAGCACCGCAGGGAAGCGCGCGGCGTCGGCGGGATCTTCTTCGACGACTTCAACGAGCTGCCGTTCGACGACAGCTTCGCGATGATGAAAAGCGTGGGCGACGCGTTCCTGGCCGCCTATGTGCCGATCCTGCGGGCGCGCAAGGACATGCCGTACGGCGAACGGGAGCGCGACTTCCAGGCTTACCGGCGCGGCCGCTACGTGGAATTCAACCTGGTGTTCGACCGCGGCACCCTGTTCGGACTGCAGTCGGGCGGCCGCACCGAGGCGATCCTGATGTCGATGCCGCCGGTGGTCAAATGGCGCTACGACTGGCATCCGGAAGACGGCACGCCGGAGGCGGCGCTGTATTCGGACTTCCTGCCGCACCGCGACTGGCTGGCCGAGTGA
- a CDS encoding IS110 family transposase, protein MEQFIKNVGLDTHKATIAVSVADSEGELRYMGEIPNTSEAIAKLVKQLGKDGAKLVFCYEAGPCGSVIFRQLRGLGLECLVVAPSLIPKKAGDRVKTDRRDSMMLARLLRAGELTPVWVPDDAQEGLRDLTRAREDMKALQLKAKQRLSAFLLRHGKSYDGKSNWTQAHFRWLEQMKFASRTQQIVFQEYVDTVKALTKRVDGLDQQLEAEATASALWPMIEALMALRGVNLLTAATVMAEIGDLHRFATAPQFMAYLGLVPSEHSSGASKSRGSITKTGNGHVRKVLIESAWTYRYPARKTAHLQRRAEKTSDEVQEIAWNAQKRLCARYRAMGERGKLKVQACTAVARELAGFIWAIGQVTPRVMPTT, encoded by the coding sequence ATGGAACAGTTTATCAAGAATGTCGGACTCGATACCCACAAGGCGACGATCGCCGTTTCGGTTGCCGATTCAGAAGGCGAGCTGCGTTACATGGGTGAAATCCCGAACACATCCGAGGCGATTGCTAAGCTGGTAAAGCAGCTCGGCAAGGATGGCGCGAAACTGGTGTTCTGTTACGAAGCTGGCCCTTGTGGCTCTGTGATTTTCCGCCAGCTTAGGGGACTGGGTCTGGAGTGCTTGGTGGTGGCACCGTCGCTGATTCCGAAGAAAGCTGGTGACCGCGTCAAGACCGATCGCCGTGACAGCATGATGTTGGCTCGCCTGCTTCGTGCCGGTGAACTCACTCCAGTGTGGGTACCCGATGATGCGCAGGAGGGATTACGCGACTTGACACGGGCACGCGAGGATATGAAGGCGCTGCAGTTGAAGGCTAAGCAGCGGTTATCCGCTTTCCTGTTGCGTCATGGGAAAAGCTACGATGGCAAGAGCAACTGGACGCAGGCGCATTTCCGCTGGCTGGAGCAAATGAAGTTTGCGAGTCGGACGCAGCAAATCGTCTTCCAGGAATACGTCGATACGGTCAAGGCGCTGACTAAGCGCGTTGACGGACTAGATCAGCAACTGGAAGCAGAAGCCACGGCATCGGCACTCTGGCCAATGATCGAAGCGTTGATGGCGCTACGGGGTGTCAATCTGCTCACCGCCGCCACCGTGATGGCGGAAATCGGCGACCTGCATCGCTTTGCCACCGCACCGCAATTTATGGCCTATTTGGGACTGGTGCCGAGCGAGCACTCAAGTGGGGCAAGCAAATCGCGAGGCAGCATCACCAAGACCGGGAACGGGCACGTACGTAAGGTGCTCATCGAGTCGGCATGGACCTACCGGTACCCAGCCCGTAAGACAGCTCACTTGCAGCGCCGTGCCGAGAAGACGTCAGACGAGGTCCAGGAGATCGCCTGGAACGCCCAAAAGCGGCTCTGTGCGCGCTATCGCGCGATGGGCGAGAGGGGCAAACTCAAAGTACAGGCATGCACGGCGGTGGCGCGCGAGCTGGCAGGCTTCATCTGGGCCATCGGCCAAGTGACGCCGCGCGTCATGCCAACGACGTAA